The following DNA comes from Alienimonas californiensis.
ACCCGCATCGGCCGGACGACGATCCGCACGGTCACGAGGACGACCACGCCGCCGCCTCGCGGTTGCTGAACATCGTGAGCGTCTGACGCTCCCCCGAGACTTTCCCCGCACGCTTCACCTTTCCGTTCCCTCCGCAGCATGGCCTCGGCCGACCCGACCGCCTTCCGCGACGACACCCCCTGGATCGGCCCGGCCCGCGCGCCGCTGGTGACGGGCGGGAAGTCGGTGCGGTGGGTTACCGACCGCGTCACCGGCCTGGCCCTGCGGGACACCCCGTGGCAGTGGACGGCGGCCTTCGTCGTCAGCGTGCTGCTGACCGTGATGCTGCTGGGGAACGTCGCCTACCTGATCTTCCGCGGCGTCGGCGTCTGGGGGAACAACGTCCCGGTCGCCTGGGGCTGGCCGATCGTGAACTTCGTGTTCTGGGTCGGCATCGGGCACGCGGGCACGCTGATCTCCGCGATCCTGTTCCTGTTCCGGCAGAACTGGCGGACGGGCATCAACCGCTTCGCCGAGGCGATGACGATCTTCGCGGTCGTCTGCGCCGGGCTGTTCCCGGCGATTCACGTCGGCCGGATCTGGGTCGTGTACTGGCTGGCGCCGTACCCGAACCAGATGGCGATGTGGCCGCAGTTCCGCAGCCCGCTGCTGTGGGACGTGTTCGCGGTGAACACCTATTTCACGGTGTCGCTGCTGTTCTGGTACATGGGCATGATCCCCGACCTCGCCACGCTGCGGGACCGGGCGAAGAACCGGATCGCCCAGTTCGCTTACGGCGTGGGCTCGATGGGCTGGACCGGCAGCAGTCGGGCCTGGTGGCGTTACGAGAAGGCCTACATGCTGCTGGCCGCCCTGGCGGCGCCGCTGGTGCTCTCCGTGCACACGATCGTGTCGTTCGACTTCGCGGTCTCCCAACTCGCGGGCTGGCACACGACGATCTTCCCGCCTTACTTCGTCGCCGGGGCCGTGTTCAGCGGCTTCGGGATGGTGCTGACGCTCATTATTCCCGCCCGGGAATGGTTCGGGCTGAAGGAGATCGTGACGCTCCGCCATCTGGAGAACATGTGCAAGGTCATCATCGTGACCGGCAACATGGTGGGCTACGCCTACGCGATGGAGTTCTTCGTCGCCTGGTACAGCGGCAACCTGTACGAGGCCTACGCCTTCGTGAACCGGGCGTTGGGGCCGTACTGGTGGAGCTACTGGATCATGGTCTCCTGCAACGTGATCACGCCGTTCCTCTTCTACAGCAAGAAGTTGCGGACGACGCCCTGGATCATCTTCGTGATCTCGATCTTCGTGAACATCGGCATGTGGTTTGAGCGGTTCGTGATCACGATCACCTCGCTGCACCGCAGCAACCTGCCCAGCGCCTGGAAGTACTTCAGCCCCACGGCCGTCGACTTCATGATGCTGATCGGCAGCTTCGGGCTGTTCTTCACCCTGTTCCTGCTGTTCTGCCGCTACCTGCCGATGGTGGCGATCGCGGAGGTGAAAAGCACCATGCCGCAGCCGGAGCACGAGAACCTGAACGCCCCCGGCGCCCACACCGGGCAGGACTCGATCAACCCGCCGCAGACCGGCGACTTCCGCACCGAGGGAGCCTACTAGGAAACCCGTTATGGTCTCTCGCGGAACCACCCAAACGACTGATATGCAGCGGACCGACACGCTGTCCGACCCCTTCACGGGCCTGCCCTCCGGGCCGGCCTACAAGGCCCTGTCGCACGTCAACAACCGTCTCGTCGCACGTCCGGACGACTCCCGGGCGCCCAAGCTGACCGGCGTCGTTGCGGAGTACGACACGCCGGAGGAGCTGGTCGCCGCTTGCGAGCGCGTCCGCGACGCGGGCATGACGAAGTGGGACAGCTACACCCCGTACCCGATCCACGGGATCGAGCGGGCGATGGGCATCAAAGCCACGATCCTGCCTTGGATCGTGCTGTGCGGCGGCCTGACCGGCTGCGCGACCGGCATCCTGATGCAGTGGTACCTCAACGGCAGCGAAGAGCTCGCCAACGAGGTCGGCATCCCCACGGCCCTGCAGGGGTACAACTTCCTGATCAGCGGCAAGCCGATCTGGAGTCTGCCGGCGAACATCCCGGTCGCCTTCGAGCTGACGATCCTGTTCAGCGCGTTCGGGGCGTTCTTCGGGATGCTGGCGTTGAACCGGTTGCCGCGGCTGTCGAACCCCCGCCTGCGGTTGCCCGGCTTCCGCCGCGGGACCGACGACCAGTTCGTCATCGGGCTGGACGCGAAGGACCCGAAGTTCGACCTCGCCGCCGCCGCCGAACTGCTCTCCCCGACCCGCCCGACGGCGGTGCGGGAGGTGTGGGACGTGGAGCCCCGCCGCCCGCCGGCGTGGATCCCGACGGTCGCCCTGATCCTGTTCGCCCTGTTGCTGATCCCGCCGGTGCTGATCGCCGAGCACCGCAACACCCCCTGGAGCACGCCCCGCATCCACCCCGTCGGGGACATGGACTGGCAGGCCAGCTTCAAGCCGCAGCAACGCAACCCGTTCTTCCCCGACCAACGGGCGATGCGCCCGCAGGTGGAAGGCACCATCGCCCGCGGCGAGCTGGACCTGGACGACGCCCTGTTCCGCGGCATCGATCCCACCGGCGGGCCGGCTCAGGCGTCGGGCCCGGCGCCGGCCCTGCCGGACGGGCAGGATCAGCGGCTCGCCAGCGCGGCCCTGTTCGCCTTCGCCTCCTTCCGGCAGGACGAAGCGGCCGAGGCGGGCGGCGAGAACGCCACTGGCGCCAGCCCGACCGACGCCCCGCAGGAGCAAACCGGCGACGCCCCGGCGGCGACGGAGGGGGCCACCGAGGACAAGAACTACGTCAGCGATCTGCCGATCGAGCCGACGCTGGAGAACGTCCAGCGGGGTCAGTTGGTGTTCAACATCTACTGCGCCGCCTGTCACGGCGTGGGCGGGTTCGGCAACGGCCTGGTGGCCCAGCGGGCGGCGACGCTCAAGCAGCCGACCTGGGCTCCGCCGTCGAACCTGCACACCGACGTCGTCCGCAACCGGCCCAACGGCTACCTGTATGACGCGATCGCCAACGGCGTTCGCAAGATGCCGGCCTACGGGACGCAGATCGAAGTGCGGGACCGCTGGAACGTGGTGCTCTACCTGCGGGCGCTCCAGAAGAGCCAGGCGGCGACGCTGGCGGAGATCCCCGCCGCCGATCGCGCCCGCACCGAGGCGGAGAAGGCCGAGGCGGACCGAATCGCCGCCGCGCAGGCCGCCGCCGAGGCTGCCCGGGCCGAGAGCGGCGGAGCGGCCGCCCCGGCAGTCTCCCAGGAGACCGACGGCGGCGCCGACGATTCGATCGTGCCCCGCGGCAAGAGCGGCGGCGCGCCGGAGACCAGCAGCTCCGCCGCCCCCACCGACCCCGGCAACGCCTCGCCGGACATGGACGGCCGCAACGAGAACCCCAGCCCCGTCGCCGAGACCCCCGAGGAGGCCGCGGCTGACAAAGCCAAGGCCGACGAAGCCGCGGCCGACGAGGCCGGGGACACTCCCGCCGACGACTCCGCCTCCGACTGAGCGTTTCCCGCCGCACCTCCCGCGGCGTTCCGTTCCCCCCGCATTCCCCGCTCGCTCCCGCGTCCCGCATGGCCCATCACGCCCCCGCCGTCGACCCCGCCAAGCTGCGGCAAGGGCTCGGCGACCTGACCGGCACGCTCCGCGTGCCGCTGCTGATCGCTGGGGCCGTGGGTCTGCTCGCGGCGGCGTTGCTGAGCCTGCTGTACGGCGGGGACGCCGTGAAGCGGTTCCTGTTCGGCTACCTGTGGGCCTACTGGTTCTTCCTGACGATCAGCCTCGGCGGGCTGTTCTTCGTGATGGTCCAGCACGTCACCCGGGCCGGCTGGAGCGTGACGGTCCGGCGGCTGGCGGAGTTCCTGGCGGCGAACCTGTGGGTGTTCGCCCCGTTGAGCCTGCCGCTGGTCCTGGCGGTCGTGCTGTTCGACGGCGCCGGGGTGTGGCAGTGGGCGGACGCGGACTATGTGACGAACAGCGAAGTCCGCACCCTGCTGGAGCACAAGTCGCCGTATCTGAATAAGACGTTCTTCCTGATCCGCTGCGCGATCTACCTGTCGGTCTGGAGCTTCTTCGGCTGGAAGGTGGCCTCGCTGAGCAAGCGGCAGGACGAGACCGGGGACGTCGGCCTGACGCAGACGATGCACAACTGGAGCGTCGCCGGCCTGCCGCTGACCTTCCTGACGGTCACGTTCGCGGCGATCGACTTTCTGATGAGTCTGACGCCGACCTGGTACAGCACGATCTACGGCGTGGTGATCATCGCCGGCTGTGCGGTCAGCGTGCACGCGACGCTGGCGATCTTCGTTCTGCTGCTCCGCAAGCGGGGCCTGATGACGGAGGCGGTGACGGTCGAGCACCAGCAGGACCTCGGCAAGCTGCTGTTCGGGTTCATCGTGTTCTGGGCCTACGTGAGCTTCAGCCAGTTCCTGCTGATCTGGTACGCGGACATCCCCGAGGAGACGGAGTACTACCTCGTGCGGTTCGAGCACGGCTGGACGTTCTTCATGGGCATGCTGCTGTTCGGGCACTTCATCATCCCGTTCCTGGGCCTGATGAGCCGGCACGTGAAGCGGCGGGACGCCACGCTGATGTTTTGGTGCGTGTGGGTGCTGTTCATGCACGCGGTGGACCTCTACATCTACATCATGCCCCGGCTGACGCACGACGCGGTGCACGCCGCGGAGGCGGCCGGCGCCTCGGCGGAGCAGCTCGCCGCGATCGGCCTCCCGTTGAGTCTCGTGGACTTGGCCTGCTTCGTGGGCATCGGCGGGTTCGCCGGCGCCACGCTGCTGACGACCGCCGCGGGGGTGTCCCTCGTGCCGCACCGCGACCCGCGGTTGCACGAGGCCCTCGCCTTCCACAACACCTGATTCGCCGGCCGGATCGCCCCCGCGTCATCCACGCCCCTCGACCCGGCCGACGCGGCCCCGAACACTCTCCCAGTTCCCACCCGCCCCGCTCCCGGGGTGAAACTCGCCGCCGGCAGGCGGTTCATCGATCATGTCCGACCCCATCGGCGACAAGCAGGCCTACAACGACCTCAACATGCGCTCGATCTTTTTGATCGGGCTGCTGTCGGCCGTGGCCCTGTTCGTGATCATCACGGGGGCCCGCGTGCTGTTCCAGAAGTGGCAGGCCGGGGAATATCAGCAGAAGCAGATCGATATCCCGCTCGCCAGCGTGGACGCGGAACTGCAGGAACAGCGGGCCGCCATCGACCGCTACGGCTGGAACCCCACGACCAACGCCGCCGCGATTCCCGTCGACGTGGCGATGACGGAACTGGTCGAGGAGATGTCCGCCGACGGGGCCGCCGACGGGGCCGCCGCCGTGCCCGACAGCCTGCCCACCGTGCCGAAAACCGGCAGCGAACCCCGGGCCGGGACCGGCGCCGCCGTGCCCGACGACGCGGCGACGGGCGAGGAATCCGAGGGGGACGACACCGAATCGACTGACGAGGGAGCCGAGGCTTGACGCGTTCGTCCGCCACCGCCGTCGCCGCCCTCTGCGGTCTGCTCTGCCCGGCGTTGGCGTCGGCTCAGGCGGTTCGTCCCGATCGGCCGGACCCGAACGTCGTGCCCTTCGAGGTGCGCGAGGTGGGCGTGGACGAGAAGCTCGGCGCCCAGGTGTCCGCGGACCTGACGTTCCGCGATCACACCGGCAACCCGGTGCGGCTGGGGGATTATTTCGACGGCACCCGCCCGGTGATCCTTACGCTGAACTACTCCCGCTGCCCGAAGATCTGCGATACCCAGCTGCGCAACCTGGCGACGACGCTGGGAGAAATGGAGCTGACGGCCGGCGACGACTACCGCATCGTGACTGTCAGCATTGACCCGTCCGAGGGGCCCGAGGTCTCGGAGAGCCGTCGGCGGGGCTACGTCAAGCTGATGGGGAAGGGGAACTGGTCGTTCCTCACCGGCACGCCGGCCTCCATCGCGAAGCTCACCCGGACTGTCGGGTTCAAGTACAAATACGTGCCAGAGACGCAGGACTACCATCACGCCCCCGTCGCGATCCTGTTGACGCCGTCCGGTCAGGTGGGGCGGTACCTCCACCGGCTCTCGTTCGAGCCGGAGACCCTGCGGTTCGGCATGGTGGAGACCGGGCAGGGCACGCTGGGCACCACGACCGACGAGTTCCGGCATCTCTGCTACACCTGGGACCCGGAACGGGCCGCGTATGTGCCGCGAAAGGCCGCGCTGATGATGGCGGGGGCGGGGTTCCTGTTCGTCGTGGGCTTCGGCGGATGGCTGTCGTGGCAGTGGCGCCACAGCCGTGCGGAGTCCGGCGACAATGCGGATTCCTCGCAGAAATCCCCCGGCGTGCGTCGAGAGGACGCGCGAAACGGGGGACCCGTGAACGCTCCCGCCGCCGTATAACACCGGGAGCCGCCCACCCGGCCCCGACGCCCCGACACCGTCGACTTCGATCCGTCCCGGACTCCCGCTGATGCCGTTTCTCCCGCCGCTCGCAGACGACTCCGGCGAGACGTTTCTGTTCCCCGAATCGGCGTCGACGTTCGCGGAGAACAGCGATTCGTTGTTCTGGCTGATCACCTGGATCAGCATCGTGTTCTTTGCCATCGTCGTCGCGGCGATGGGCTGGTTCATGTGGCGCTACCGCCACCGTCCGGTGGAGACGTTCTCCCCCGAGACCCCGAACCACAACCTGCCGCTGGAACTGACCTGGACGATCATTCCGGTCCTGTTGGTAATCGTCATCTTCGGCTTCGGCTTCACCGGCTACCTCGATCAGCGGACCCCGCCGGTCGACGCCTACGAGGTGCGGTTGATCGCCAAGAAGTGGAACTTCCTGTTCGTCTACCCGGACGCGAACTTCAAAAGCAGCACCTTGTACGTGCCGGTCGACCGGCCGGTGCGGCTGCGGATGGTCTCCCAGGACGTGCTGCACAGCTTCTGGGTGCCGGCCTTCCGGGCGAAGTGGGACATCGTCCCGGGCCGCGACAGCATCATCTGGTTCACCGCCACCAAGCCGGGGGAATACCTCTACGAGTGCACGGAATACTGCGGCAAGGGCCACAGCGACATGATCAAGGAGGGCGGCGTCGTCGCCGTGCCGGTGGAGGAGTTCGAAGAACGGCTGCGGGAGGAACGGATCAAGTCGCTGGTCGACATCGGCGAGGATCCGCTCGCGGGCGGCGAGGCGATCTATAAGGACGCCGGCTGTTCCGCCTGCCACACCGTCACCGGCGTGAACCTGAACTGTCCGACGTGGAAGGACCTGTGGGGCGAAACTCGCCAGTTCACGGACGGCACCTCCGCTGTGGCCGACGACGACTACATCCGTGAGTCGATCCTCCAGCCGGACGCCCACGTGGTGAAGGGCTACCAGAACGTGATGCCCTCCTACCGCGGACAGTTGGAGGAGATCGAGATCATGGCCCTGACCGCCTACATTCGCTCCGTCAGCGAGAAGGGCCAGGCGGAGTTTGAGAAGTATCTCGAAGACGTCTCAGTTGAAGCCGAGAAGATCACGCAGGGCGCCGAATAGCTCTCCCTCCCGCTCCCCGCCGCACACCCACGCTCCCACCCGCCCCCCGTTATGGCCGTCGAAACCCCCACTGATTACGCCGCCGGCGAGGCGGCCGCTTCGCCGGAGCGTCGCGCGGCCGCCGGGCCGCCGGGGTACGCGGAGGACAACTACCTCAATCACTCCAAGGGCATCCTCAGCTGGCTGGTCACCCTGGACCACAAGCGGATCGGGGTGATGTACCTGATCGGCGTGCTGTCGGCGTTCTTGCTGGGCGGCATCTTCGCCCTGCTGGTGCGCGCCGAACTGTGGACGCCGGCCCGCACGATTGTCGACGCGGACACCTATAATCGCTTCTTCACCCTGCACGGGGCGATCATGGTGTTCCTGTTCCTGATCCCGTCGGTGCCGGCGGCGTTGGGGAACTTCATCCTGCCGATCATGCTGGGGGCGAAGGACGTCGCCTTCCCGCGGATGAACCTGGGCAGCTTTTATCTGTGGTGCGGCGGGGCGGTCTTCTTCCTGATCACCCTGCTGAACGGCTCGCTGGATACGGGGTGGACGTTTTACGTTCCCTATTCCACGTCGACGGACACCGCCGTCATCACGGCGTTGATGGGTGTGTTCATCCTCGGGTTCAGCTCCATTTTCACCGGGCTGAACTTCATCGTGACCGTGCACACGATGCGGCCGCCGGGGATGGAGTGGTTCAAGATGCCGCTGTTCCTGTGGGCCCTGTACGCGACCAGCATCATTCAGGTGCTGGCCACGCCGGTGCTGGCGGTGACCCTGCTGCTGTTGGCGGTGGAGCGGAGCACGGGGATCGGCGTGTTCGATCCGGCCTACGGCGGGGACCCGGTGCTGTTCCAGCACTTCTTCTGGTTCTACAGCCACCCGGCCGTTTACATCATGATCCTGCCGGGCTTCGGGATCATCAGCGAGCTGATCGCCACCTTCAGCCGCAAGCACATCTTCGGCTATCGGTTTATCGCCTACAGCTCGATCGCGATCGCGCTGTTCGGCTTCCTGGTGTGGGGCCACCACATGTTCACCTCCGGGATGAGCACCGTGGCGGCTTTCGTGTTCAGTCTACTGACCTTCAGCGTGTCGATCCCCTCGGCCATCAAAGTCTTCAACTGGCTGGCGACGATGTATAAGGGGAATATCTGGCTGGCGACGCCGATGTGCTACGCCCTGAGCTTCATTTTCCTGTTCACGATCGGCGGGCTGACGGGGCTGCACCTGGGCGCCCTCGCCACGGACATCCACCTGCACGACAGCTACTTCGTCGTCTCGCACTTCCACTACGTGATGGTCGGCGGAACGCTGGTGGCCTTCCTCGGCGGCCTGTTCTACTGGTGGCCGAAGATGACCGGGCGGATGTACAACGATTTCTGGGGCCGGGTCAGCGCCCTGATCGTGTTCCTAGCCTTCAACCTGACCTTCTTCCCGCAGTTCATCCTCGGGACGAAGGGCATGCCGCGGCGGTACTACAACTACGTGCCGGAGTTCCAGTTCTGGCATCAGATGAGCACCGTCGGGGCCTTCCTGCTGGGCGGCGGGCTGCTGGTCGCGGCCGCGGTGCTGGTGTACAGCCTGTTCCGCGGAGCGAAGGCGCCGGCGAATCCCTGGGGCGCTGCGACGCTGGAATGGCAGTGCTCCTCGCCCCCGCCGCACAACAACTTCGACGAACCGCCGACCGTGGGCGACCCGTACGCCCTGAACCGCGTGGTGTACGACCCGGACACCCGCAGCTATCGGCAGATCGACGAGTTCTCCAACGGCGGCCCCCCGCAACAGACCGCCAAGGTGTGACGTCCGGCGTGACGCTCACGTCGGATGCGAATCCGGCGTCGGGTGTGAAGCTGTGACGGTTTTCGATCGACCCGCCGCGGGTGCGGCGGGGTGACGCCCCTTCCGGCCCGGCCGCGGCTTCCGCAGCCGGGCCGCTTTCTTATGATCCGCCCATGAGCGCCGCCGCCCCCGCCCCGCCGACCGGCGAGCCCGGTCTGGACCCCGCCCACGCCGATCCGCACGGCGAGCACGGGCACGGGGACCACGCCCACGTGCACGATCCGCACTCGCCGCACGGGCACGCGCACCACTTCGAGAGTTGGCGGCAGCAGTTCGACGCCGGCAAGCTCGGCATGTGGCTCTTCCTCGCTCAGGAAGTGCTGTTCTTCAGTGGGCTGTTCTGCCTGTACGCAGTTTATCGCTCGCTGCACCCGGAAGTCTGGGAGTACGCGGACCGATTCCTTAGTGTGCCGCACGGCGCCTTCAACACCGCCGTCCTGCTGTTCAGCAGTCTGACGATGGCCTGGGGCGTGCGGTGTGCGATGCTGGGGCAGCGGATCGGCCTGACCGGCTGCATCGCCGCGACGCTGTTCTGCGCCGCTCTGTTTCTCGGGGTGAAGAGCTTCGAGTACACGGAGAAGGCCCACCTGCAGATCCTCTGGGCCGGGGCGACCGAGGAGCCGCTGATGAGCGGCACCCGCTACGAACCGCCTCTGGTCGACGTCACGGAGCAGGTGGCCGCGAACGAGGAGGGCGCCGAAACCTTCGAGGAGCGAGAGAAGAAGGCGCTGGAGGCCACCGACGTCACTTTGCGGAAGGTGAGCGTGGGTTGCGCGATCCTGGCCCTCGTGATGCTGGTCGGCTCCGTGCTCT
Coding sequences within:
- a CDS encoding SCO family protein; the protein is MTRSSATAVAALCGLLCPALASAQAVRPDRPDPNVVPFEVREVGVDEKLGAQVSADLTFRDHTGNPVRLGDYFDGTRPVILTLNYSRCPKICDTQLRNLATTLGEMELTAGDDYRIVTVSIDPSEGPEVSESRRRGYVKLMGKGNWSFLTGTPASIAKLTRTVGFKYKYVPETQDYHHAPVAILLTPSGQVGRYLHRLSFEPETLRFGMVETGQGTLGTTTDEFRHLCYTWDPERAAYVPRKAALMMAGAGFLFVVGFGGWLSWQWRHSRAESGDNADSSQKSPGVRREDARNGGPVNAPAAV
- a CDS encoding quinol:electron acceptor oxidoreductase subunit ActD, coding for MVSRGTTQTTDMQRTDTLSDPFTGLPSGPAYKALSHVNNRLVARPDDSRAPKLTGVVAEYDTPEELVAACERVRDAGMTKWDSYTPYPIHGIERAMGIKATILPWIVLCGGLTGCATGILMQWYLNGSEELANEVGIPTALQGYNFLISGKPIWSLPANIPVAFELTILFSAFGAFFGMLALNRLPRLSNPRLRLPGFRRGTDDQFVIGLDAKDPKFDLAAAAELLSPTRPTAVREVWDVEPRRPPAWIPTVALILFALLLIPPVLIAEHRNTPWSTPRIHPVGDMDWQASFKPQQRNPFFPDQRAMRPQVEGTIARGELDLDDALFRGIDPTGGPAQASGPAPALPDGQDQRLASAALFAFASFRQDEAAEAGGENATGASPTDAPQEQTGDAPAATEGATEDKNYVSDLPIEPTLENVQRGQLVFNIYCAACHGVGGFGNGLVAQRAATLKQPTWAPPSNLHTDVVRNRPNGYLYDAIANGVRKMPAYGTQIEVRDRWNVVLYLRALQKSQAATLAEIPAADRARTEAEKAEADRIAAAQAAAEAARAESGGAAAPAVSQETDGGADDSIVPRGKSGGAPETSSSAAPTDPGNASPDMDGRNENPSPVAETPEEAAADKAKADEAAADEAGDTPADDSASD
- the coxB gene encoding cytochrome c oxidase subunit II; this encodes MPFLPPLADDSGETFLFPESASTFAENSDSLFWLITWISIVFFAIVVAAMGWFMWRYRHRPVETFSPETPNHNLPLELTWTIIPVLLVIVIFGFGFTGYLDQRTPPVDAYEVRLIAKKWNFLFVYPDANFKSSTLYVPVDRPVRLRMVSQDVLHSFWVPAFRAKWDIVPGRDSIIWFTATKPGEYLYECTEYCGKGHSDMIKEGGVVAVPVEEFEERLREERIKSLVDIGEDPLAGGEAIYKDAGCSACHTVTGVNLNCPTWKDLWGETRQFTDGTSAVADDDYIRESILQPDAHVVKGYQNVMPSYRGQLEEIEIMALTAYIRSVSEKGQAEFEKYLEDVSVEAEKITQGAE
- a CDS encoding quinol:cytochrome C oxidoreductase, which produces MAHHAPAVDPAKLRQGLGDLTGTLRVPLLIAGAVGLLAAALLSLLYGGDAVKRFLFGYLWAYWFFLTISLGGLFFVMVQHVTRAGWSVTVRRLAEFLAANLWVFAPLSLPLVLAVVLFDGAGVWQWADADYVTNSEVRTLLEHKSPYLNKTFFLIRCAIYLSVWSFFGWKVASLSKRQDETGDVGLTQTMHNWSVAGLPLTFLTVTFAAIDFLMSLTPTWYSTIYGVVIIAGCAVSVHATLAIFVLLLRKRGLMTEAVTVEHQQDLGKLLFGFIVFWAYVSFSQFLLIWYADIPEETEYYLVRFEHGWTFFMGMLLFGHFIIPFLGLMSRHVKRRDATLMFWCVWVLFMHAVDLYIYIMPRLTHDAVHAAEAAGASAEQLAAIGLPLSLVDLACFVGIGGFAGATLLTTAAGVSLVPHRDPRLHEALAFHNT
- a CDS encoding cytochrome c oxidase subunit 3; translation: MSAAAPAPPTGEPGLDPAHADPHGEHGHGDHAHVHDPHSPHGHAHHFESWRQQFDAGKLGMWLFLAQEVLFFSGLFCLYAVYRSLHPEVWEYADRFLSVPHGAFNTAVLLFSSLTMAWGVRCAMLGQRIGLTGCIAATLFCAALFLGVKSFEYTEKAHLQILWAGATEEPLMSGTRYEPPLVDVTEQVAANEEGAETFEEREKKALEATDVTLRKVSVGCAILALVMLVGSVLCWKLKALGWMVGLAAGVLCAVGILVGAEGSLILAHALHGGHEESAGHHDETHDDDVVTANELLAEEAEDEIAPEGIGQFFSIYYAMTGLHAIHILAGMVVLTWLLIRAYRGDFTPDYFGPVDFVGLYWHLVDLVWIYLFPLLYLIG
- the nrfD gene encoding NrfD/PsrC family molybdoenzyme membrane anchor subunit produces the protein MASADPTAFRDDTPWIGPARAPLVTGGKSVRWVTDRVTGLALRDTPWQWTAAFVVSVLLTVMLLGNVAYLIFRGVGVWGNNVPVAWGWPIVNFVFWVGIGHAGTLISAILFLFRQNWRTGINRFAEAMTIFAVVCAGLFPAIHVGRIWVVYWLAPYPNQMAMWPQFRSPLLWDVFAVNTYFTVSLLFWYMGMIPDLATLRDRAKNRIAQFAYGVGSMGWTGSSRAWWRYEKAYMLLAALAAPLVLSVHTIVSFDFAVSQLAGWHTTIFPPYFVAGAVFSGFGMVLTLIIPAREWFGLKEIVTLRHLENMCKVIIVTGNMVGYAYAMEFFVAWYSGNLYEAYAFVNRALGPYWWSYWIMVSCNVITPFLFYSKKLRTTPWIIFVISIFVNIGMWFERFVITITSLHRSNLPSAWKYFSPTAVDFMMLIGSFGLFFTLFLLFCRYLPMVAIAEVKSTMPQPEHENLNAPGAHTGQDSINPPQTGDFRTEGAY
- the ctaD gene encoding cytochrome c oxidase subunit I; this encodes MAVETPTDYAAGEAAASPERRAAAGPPGYAEDNYLNHSKGILSWLVTLDHKRIGVMYLIGVLSAFLLGGIFALLVRAELWTPARTIVDADTYNRFFTLHGAIMVFLFLIPSVPAALGNFILPIMLGAKDVAFPRMNLGSFYLWCGGAVFFLITLLNGSLDTGWTFYVPYSTSTDTAVITALMGVFILGFSSIFTGLNFIVTVHTMRPPGMEWFKMPLFLWALYATSIIQVLATPVLAVTLLLLAVERSTGIGVFDPAYGGDPVLFQHFFWFYSHPAVYIMILPGFGIISELIATFSRKHIFGYRFIAYSSIAIALFGFLVWGHHMFTSGMSTVAAFVFSLLTFSVSIPSAIKVFNWLATMYKGNIWLATPMCYALSFIFLFTIGGLTGLHLGALATDIHLHDSYFVVSHFHYVMVGGTLVAFLGGLFYWWPKMTGRMYNDFWGRVSALIVFLAFNLTFFPQFILGTKGMPRRYYNYVPEFQFWHQMSTVGAFLLGGGLLVAAAVLVYSLFRGAKAPANPWGAATLEWQCSSPPPHNNFDEPPTVGDPYALNRVVYDPDTRSYRQIDEFSNGGPPQQTAKV